In Populus trichocarpa isolate Nisqually-1 chromosome 12, P.trichocarpa_v4.1, whole genome shotgun sequence, a genomic segment contains:
- the LOC7458059 gene encoding pachytene checkpoint protein 2 homolog isoform X2, with translation MTTSPSPMDITIQNPIETTAISHDLSDGNGVALPSSSPSPILTHRKFLVSVEVCLKPSSTARVEDVRLAVERMLEKRSLSYVDGPIPVPFDDQFLFENVQRICVCDTDEWVTNHDILLFWQVKPVVHVFQLSEEGPCEELGGDGQLSSFNEWILPAKEFDGMWESLIYEFGLKQRLLRYAASALFFTEKGVDPFLVSWNRLILLHGPPGTGKTSLCKALAQKLSIRFNSSKWFSESGKLVAKLFQKIQEMIEEENNLVFVLIDEVESLAAARKAALSGSEPSDSIRVVNALLTQMDKLKTSPNVIILTTSNITAAIDIAFVDRADIKAYVGPPTLQARYEILRSCLQELLRTGIISNFQDSDYLMLPNYSTLREKLNAPDIQEAQPVLPFCKQLLEAAEACEGMSGRSLRKLPFLAHAALSNPNSCDASEFLCAMIDTARREHSELPES, from the exons ATGACAACAAGTCCCAGTCCCATGGACATAACGATCCAAAACCCCATTGAAACCACAGCCATAAGCCATGATCTATCCGATGGTAATGGCGTGGCTTTGCCCTCCTCTTCCCCTTCCCCCATTCTTACCCATCGCAAATTCCTCGTTTCTG TTGAAGTTTGCTTAAAACCCTCAAGCACAGCTCGCGTTGAAGATGTGCGGTTAGCCGTAGAAAG AATGCTTGAAAAGAGGAGTTTAAGCTATGTTGATGGACCCATTCCTGTGCCATTTGATGACCAATTTCTCTTTGAAAATGTACAAAGAATCTGCGTTTGCGATACGG ATGAATGGGTGACCAACCATGATATTCTTCTGTTCTGGCAAGTCAAACCTGTTGTACATGTCTTTCAG CTCAGCGAGGAAGGACCGTGTGAGGAGCTAGGTGGGGATGGCCAACTTTCTAGCTTTAATGAGTGGATTCTTCCAGCTAAGGAATTTGATGGCATGTGGGAAAG cttaatttatgaatttggtCTCAAGCAAAGGTTATTGCGGTATGCAGCCAGTGCATTGTTCTTTACTGAAAAGGGTGTTGATCCTTTTCTTGTTTCATGGAATCG CCTTATTCTTTTACATGGACCTCCAGGGACGGGGAAGACTTCTTTATGTAAAGCATTGGCTCAGAAGCTATCAATACGATTTAACTCCAG CAAATGGTTCTCTGAAAGTGGCAAGCTG GTTGCAAAACTTTTCCAGAAAATACAGGAAATGATAGAGGAAGAAAACAATCTGgtatttgttttgattg ATGAAGTTGAAAGCCTCGCTGCTGCTAGAAAAGCTGCTTTATCTGGTTCTGAACCTTCAGATTCTATTCGA GTTGTGAATGCTCTACTAACACAGATGGACAAATTGAAAACATCACCAAATGTGATCATCCTGACTACATCAAATATAACTGCTGCTATTG ATATTGCATTTGTTGATCGAGCTGACATCAAAGCATATGTTGGTCCCCCAACTCTTCAAGCTCGTTATGAAATTCTAAGATCCTGTTTGCAAGAACTCCTGCGAACAGGAATAATATCAAATTTCCAG GACTCTGACTATCTCATGCTTCCAAATTATTCAACCTTGAGAGAGAAATTAAACGCACCAGATATTCAGGAAGCTCAGCCTGTGCTGCCCTTTTGTAAGCAATTGCTTGAAGCTGCGGAAGCATGTGAG GGAATGAGTGGAAGATCATTGAGAAAACTTCCATTTTTGGCACACGCAGCTCTTTCAAATCCAAACAGTTGTGATGCTAGTGAATTCTTGTGCGCAATGATAGATACAGCAAGGAGGGAGCACTCTGAGCTACCTGAATCCTGA
- the LOC7484417 gene encoding uncharacterized protein LOC7484417, with product MAKSELCCIIKLPLSMKNRSEHEDDDKHELEILKGVAQSWHAHSGSSRSTSCEYDKYRQNFQSKPSRFKLEAMNKSSAKRVERGNWDFKQSLWDSYEIVNVYKRLERGLVLDDSFSGVDAQRRVHRKKRESKKSLTNLFNLISSRRFKEAEDPREDNNHY from the coding sequence ATGGCCAAGAGTGAACTTTGTTGCATAATTAAGTTACCACTAAGCATGAAGAACAGGTCAGAgcatgaagatgatgataagcATGAACTTGAAATCCTCAAGGGTGTGGCACAATCGTGGCATGCTCACTCGGGCAGTTCAAGGTCTACCAGCTGTGAATATGATAAATATCGCCAAAATTTTCAAAGCAAGCCTTCTCGGTTTAAGCTGGAAGCAATGAACAAGTCATCAGCCAAGAGGGTTGAGAGAGGAAATTGGGATTTCAAGCAATCACTGTGGGATTCCTATGAGATTGTGAATGTGTACAAAAGGTTGGAGAGAGGGCTTGTTTTAGATGATTCATTTAGTGGGGTAGATGCTCAGAGAAGGGTCCAtaggaagaaaagagagagtaagaAGAGTCTTACAAATTTGTTTAATCTAATATCTTCGAGGAGATTCAAAGAGGCTGAAGATCCTCGTGAAGATAACAATCACTATtga
- the LOC7458059 gene encoding pachytene checkpoint protein 2 homolog isoform X1: MTTSPSPMDITIQNPIETTAISHDLSDGNGVALPSSSPSPILTHRKFLVSVEVCLKPSSTARVEDVRLAVERMLEKRSLSYVDGPIPVPFDDQFLFENVQRICVCDTDEWVTNHDILLFWQVKPVVHVFQLSEEGPCEELGGDGQLSSFNEWILPAKEFDGMWESLIYEFGLKQRLLRYAASALFFTEKGVDPFLVSWNRLILLHGPPGTGKTSLCKALAQKLSIRFNSRYPQCQLIEVNAHSLFSKWFSESGKLVAKLFQKIQEMIEEENNLVFVLIDEVESLAAARKAALSGSEPSDSIRVVNALLTQMDKLKTSPNVIILTTSNITAAIDIAFVDRADIKAYVGPPTLQARYEILRSCLQELLRTGIISNFQDSDYLMLPNYSTLREKLNAPDIQEAQPVLPFCKQLLEAAEACEGMSGRSLRKLPFLAHAALSNPNSCDASEFLCAMIDTARREHSELPES, encoded by the exons ATGACAACAAGTCCCAGTCCCATGGACATAACGATCCAAAACCCCATTGAAACCACAGCCATAAGCCATGATCTATCCGATGGTAATGGCGTGGCTTTGCCCTCCTCTTCCCCTTCCCCCATTCTTACCCATCGCAAATTCCTCGTTTCTG TTGAAGTTTGCTTAAAACCCTCAAGCACAGCTCGCGTTGAAGATGTGCGGTTAGCCGTAGAAAG AATGCTTGAAAAGAGGAGTTTAAGCTATGTTGATGGACCCATTCCTGTGCCATTTGATGACCAATTTCTCTTTGAAAATGTACAAAGAATCTGCGTTTGCGATACGG ATGAATGGGTGACCAACCATGATATTCTTCTGTTCTGGCAAGTCAAACCTGTTGTACATGTCTTTCAG CTCAGCGAGGAAGGACCGTGTGAGGAGCTAGGTGGGGATGGCCAACTTTCTAGCTTTAATGAGTGGATTCTTCCAGCTAAGGAATTTGATGGCATGTGGGAAAG cttaatttatgaatttggtCTCAAGCAAAGGTTATTGCGGTATGCAGCCAGTGCATTGTTCTTTACTGAAAAGGGTGTTGATCCTTTTCTTGTTTCATGGAATCG CCTTATTCTTTTACATGGACCTCCAGGGACGGGGAAGACTTCTTTATGTAAAGCATTGGCTCAGAAGCTATCAATACGATTTAACTCCAG ATACCCCCAATGCCAATTGATTGAAGTTAATGCTCATTCTTTGTTTAGCAAATGGTTCTCTGAAAGTGGCAAGCTG GTTGCAAAACTTTTCCAGAAAATACAGGAAATGATAGAGGAAGAAAACAATCTGgtatttgttttgattg ATGAAGTTGAAAGCCTCGCTGCTGCTAGAAAAGCTGCTTTATCTGGTTCTGAACCTTCAGATTCTATTCGA GTTGTGAATGCTCTACTAACACAGATGGACAAATTGAAAACATCACCAAATGTGATCATCCTGACTACATCAAATATAACTGCTGCTATTG ATATTGCATTTGTTGATCGAGCTGACATCAAAGCATATGTTGGTCCCCCAACTCTTCAAGCTCGTTATGAAATTCTAAGATCCTGTTTGCAAGAACTCCTGCGAACAGGAATAATATCAAATTTCCAG GACTCTGACTATCTCATGCTTCCAAATTATTCAACCTTGAGAGAGAAATTAAACGCACCAGATATTCAGGAAGCTCAGCCTGTGCTGCCCTTTTGTAAGCAATTGCTTGAAGCTGCGGAAGCATGTGAG GGAATGAGTGGAAGATCATTGAGAAAACTTCCATTTTTGGCACACGCAGCTCTTTCAAATCCAAACAGTTGTGATGCTAGTGAATTCTTGTGCGCAATGATAGATACAGCAAGGAGGGAGCACTCTGAGCTACCTGAATCCTGA